One window from the genome of Acuticoccus sp. I52.16.1 encodes:
- a CDS encoding glycoside hydrolase family 3 N-terminal domain-containing protein, with amino-acid sequence MYRRTLQACCAAIVMAAAVAAIAPTAAQKRAPADLGASETDPAGTSGADPARPGTSAAGRPITPGDAAPPMAQAAVQGAAAALAPQAGRPARFDDLAGPVDEDRDAVTPAPRAKPQGPARRRLAALLTHPEGAPLDVRIGQMLMVGFQGDDVDQPGPQRIARHIEAGRLGGVLIFRQNVKSEAALKRLTRLFRASAPPGLPVLIAVDQEGGQVQRLTDKVGFVATPSAKRVAAEGEPAARRIYRRLADGLADWGFNVNLAPVVDLGNRSDNPIISKLGRAFSGTPDEVAAYAAAFVAAHRRAGLLTSLKHFPGHGSSRGDTHEGFVDISRSWSEAELAPYATLLAEGMADMVMVAHVHLAQYCAEGVPASLSPQLIEGLLRQRLGFDGVVISDDMEMGAITRLGSPIRIARRAIEAGNDILVYAGGAAGSDDLVTRLHKRLAWAARDPALAARIDESFARVRGMKARLPDAARPFVRAPERTSHRPIEHVALPHP; translated from the coding sequence ATGTACCGACGGACCCTTCAGGCCTGCTGTGCCGCCATCGTCATGGCGGCCGCCGTCGCGGCGATCGCGCCGACGGCGGCGCAGAAGCGGGCCCCGGCGGACCTCGGTGCGAGCGAAACCGATCCGGCCGGCACGTCGGGCGCCGACCCCGCGCGGCCCGGCACGTCGGCCGCCGGCCGCCCCATCACCCCCGGCGACGCGGCGCCGCCGATGGCCCAGGCCGCCGTGCAAGGTGCCGCCGCCGCGCTCGCCCCCCAGGCCGGCCGCCCCGCCCGCTTCGACGACCTCGCCGGCCCCGTGGACGAAGACCGCGACGCCGTGACACCGGCGCCCCGAGCCAAGCCCCAGGGACCGGCGCGCCGCCGCCTCGCCGCGCTGCTGACGCATCCGGAGGGCGCCCCGCTCGACGTGCGCATCGGTCAGATGCTGATGGTCGGCTTCCAGGGCGACGACGTCGACCAGCCGGGCCCGCAACGGATCGCCCGCCACATCGAGGCCGGGCGCCTCGGCGGGGTGCTGATCTTTCGCCAGAACGTGAAGAGCGAGGCGGCGCTGAAACGGCTGACCCGGCTGTTCCGCGCCTCGGCGCCGCCGGGCCTGCCGGTGCTGATCGCGGTCGACCAGGAAGGCGGCCAGGTGCAGCGCCTGACCGACAAGGTGGGCTTCGTCGCCACCCCGTCCGCCAAGCGCGTCGCCGCCGAGGGCGAGCCCGCCGCGCGGCGAATCTACCGCCGCCTCGCCGACGGGCTGGCCGACTGGGGCTTCAACGTGAACCTCGCCCCGGTGGTCGACCTCGGCAACCGGAGCGACAATCCCATCATCTCCAAGCTCGGCCGGGCCTTCTCCGGGACGCCGGACGAGGTGGCCGCCTACGCCGCCGCCTTCGTCGCCGCGCACCGGCGCGCCGGGCTCCTCACATCGCTGAAGCATTTCCCCGGCCACGGCTCCTCGCGCGGCGACACGCACGAGGGCTTCGTCGACATCTCCCGCTCCTGGAGCGAGGCCGAGCTCGCCCCCTACGCCACGCTCCTCGCCGAAGGGATGGCCGACATGGTGATGGTCGCGCACGTTCATCTCGCGCAATACTGCGCCGAGGGGGTGCCCGCCTCCCTCTCGCCGCAGCTGATCGAGGGCCTCCTGCGCCAGCGCCTCGGCTTCGACGGTGTCGTCATCTCCGACGATATGGAGATGGGGGCGATCACCCGGCTCGGCTCACCCATCCGAATCGCGCGCCGGGCGATCGAGGCCGGCAATGATATCCTGGTCTATGCCGGCGGCGCTGCCGGCAGCGACGACCTCGTCACCCGCCTGCACAAGCGCCTCGCCTGGGCCGCCCGCGACCCCGCCCTCGCGGCTCGGATCGACGAGAGTTTCGCGCGCGTGCGCGGCATGAAAGCCCGGCTGCCCGATGCGGCGCGGCCCTTCGTGCGTGCCCCGGAGCGCACCTCGCATCGCCCAATCGAGCACGTCGCGCTGCCGCACCCGTAA
- a CDS encoding calcium-binding protein, which yields MAIRLGNSGPDFLDGTSFADFIRGFGDSDTLQGQAGNDLMLGDDGDDYIYDSNESGSFDLGNDTMVGGSGDDEIYSFGGKDLIDAGEGDEECGDYVYIDRSELQKGLQVYGTGIPSESDSPFVNLLGSSMVMSDGSIATNMEQLELIATAQSDTIMLANVFGLEKTWVYAGEGGDVVTTGSSKDKVWADDGNDTVVLGAGDDKAWGGEGNDSMWGAADNDKLWGNDGNDKLFGGNGDDTIDGGDGRDRYVGGNGADTFVLEQGEIDYDLISDYQFDNPAELQTLEPASYDTIKLEGYFNIDPVLSLVNESTGLVQITYEQGTEGQYEEYFFAPGITSEDLTYVEICNYDVPV from the coding sequence ATGGCAATCAGACTTGGAAACAGTGGGCCGGATTTTCTCGACGGCACCTCATTTGCGGATTTCATCCGCGGCTTCGGTGACAGCGACACGCTGCAGGGGCAGGCCGGCAACGACCTGATGCTCGGCGACGACGGCGACGACTACATCTACGACTCCAACGAGTCCGGTTCGTTCGACCTCGGCAACGACACCATGGTCGGCGGCAGCGGCGACGACGAGATCTACAGCTTCGGCGGTAAGGATCTCATCGACGCCGGTGAGGGCGACGAGGAGTGCGGCGACTACGTCTACATCGACCGCTCAGAGCTTCAGAAGGGCCTTCAGGTCTACGGGACGGGCATCCCCTCCGAGAGCGACAGCCCCTTCGTGAACCTGCTCGGCTCCTCGATGGTGATGAGCGATGGCTCCATCGCCACCAACATGGAGCAGCTCGAGCTGATCGCCACGGCGCAGTCCGACACCATCATGCTCGCCAACGTCTTCGGTCTTGAGAAGACCTGGGTCTACGCCGGCGAAGGCGGTGACGTCGTCACCACCGGCAGCAGCAAGGACAAGGTGTGGGCCGATGACGGCAACGACACCGTGGTCCTGGGCGCCGGCGACGACAAGGCCTGGGGCGGCGAAGGCAACGACTCCATGTGGGGCGCGGCCGACAACGACAAGCTCTGGGGCAACGACGGCAACGACAAGCTCTTCGGCGGCAACGGCGACGACACCATCGACGGTGGCGACGGCCGTGACCGTTACGTCGGCGGCAACGGTGCCGACACGTTCGTGCTCGAGCAGGGCGAGATCGACTACGACCTGATCTCCGACTATCAGTTCGACAACCCCGCGGAGCTCCAGACCCTGGAGCCGGCCTCCTACGACACGATCAAGCTCGAGGGCTACTTCAACATCGATCCGGTGCTGTCGCTGGTCAACGAGTCGACCGGTCTGGTTCAGATCACGTACGAGCAGGGCACCGAGGGCCAGTACGAAGAGTACTTCTTCGCGCCGGGCATCACGTCGGAAGACCTCACCTACGTCGAGATCTGCAACTACGACGTCCCCGTGTAA
- a CDS encoding AtpZ/AtpI family protein translates to MSDEYEARRTKLRRHLDAHEAAEEAEAARERKRTDASNSYAVAFRLSTEFVSAVIVGLAIGWGLDWVAGTLPLFMVVFLLLGFAAGVLNVLRSAGLIQTPEPGKRPPGER, encoded by the coding sequence ATGAGCGACGAGTACGAGGCCCGCAGGACGAAGCTTCGCCGGCACCTCGACGCCCACGAAGCGGCCGAAGAGGCCGAGGCCGCGCGCGAGCGCAAGCGGACCGACGCCAGCAACAGCTACGCCGTCGCCTTCCGCTTATCCACGGAGTTCGTGAGCGCCGTCATCGTCGGACTGGCCATCGGCTGGGGGCTCGATTGGGTCGCCGGAACGCTGCCACTTTTCATGGTCGTGTTCCTCCTGCTCGGATTTGCGGCAGGTGTCCTCAACGTTTTACGTTCGGCGGGCTTGATTCAAACGCCTGAGCCGGGCAAGAGACCACCCGGCGAGCGATGA
- a CDS encoding F0F1 ATP synthase subunit A, which yields MATAEGGGLDPIHQFEVHPLFDIEVGGVDLSFTNVSLYMMVTVALTIALMLLPTGRRALVPGRWQNIAEMSYEFAGSMLRSSAGAGGMKFFPLVFSLFMFVLIANLIGMFPYFYTVTSQLIVTFALAMVVILTVVIAGIRQHGLAFFGVFVPSGVPGYIIPLVSAIEVISFLSRPISLSVRLFANMLAGHIMLKVFAAFVISMSAMGTVGVIGAILPLGMAVAITALEFLVAGLQAYVFAVLTCIYLNDAVHPNH from the coding sequence GTGGCAACGGCTGAAGGCGGCGGGCTCGACCCCATTCACCAGTTCGAAGTGCATCCGCTGTTCGACATCGAGGTCGGCGGCGTAGATCTCTCGTTCACGAACGTCTCACTCTACATGATGGTGACCGTCGCGCTGACGATCGCCCTCATGCTGCTGCCGACGGGGCGCCGCGCGCTGGTCCCCGGTCGCTGGCAGAACATCGCCGAAATGAGCTACGAGTTCGCCGGCAGCATGCTGCGCTCGTCCGCGGGCGCCGGGGGGATGAAGTTCTTCCCGCTGGTGTTCTCGCTGTTCATGTTCGTCCTGATCGCCAACCTCATCGGCATGTTCCCGTATTTCTACACGGTGACCAGCCAGCTGATCGTGACCTTCGCCCTGGCGATGGTGGTGATCCTGACGGTGGTGATCGCGGGCATTCGCCAGCACGGCCTGGCCTTCTTCGGGGTGTTCGTCCCGTCCGGCGTGCCGGGCTACATCATCCCCCTGGTGTCGGCGATCGAGGTGATCTCGTTCCTGTCGCGCCCCATTTCGCTGTCGGTTCGCTTGTTCGCCAACATGCTGGCCGGCCACATCATGCTGAAGGTGTTCGCCGCGTTCGTGATTTCCATGAGCGCGATGGGCACGGTCGGCGTCATCGGCGCGATCCTGCCGCTGGGAATGGCGGTGGCGATCACCGCGCTCGAATTCCTGGTGGCGGGTTTGCAGGCCTACGTCTTCGCGGTGTTGACCTGCATCTACCTCAACGACGCCGTTCATCCCAACCACTGA
- a CDS encoding F0F1 ATP synthase subunit C has product MDAEAARYLGAGIACFGLAGTAMGLGNMFANYLAGALRNPSAADGQFGRLIFGFAVTEALGIFSLLIALLLLFAV; this is encoded by the coding sequence ATGGACGCGGAAGCTGCCCGTTATCTTGGTGCCGGCATCGCCTGTTTCGGTCTCGCCGGAACCGCGATGGGCCTCGGCAACATGTTCGCCAACTACCTTGCCGGCGCCCTGCGCAACCCGTCCGCCGCCGACGGCCAGTTCGGCCGCCTGATCTTCGGCTTCGCGGTGACGGAAGCGCTCGGCATCTTCTCGCTGCTGATCGCGCTGCTGCTGCTTTTCGCGGTTTAA